GCAGATGCGGACCAGTGGCCAGCCCGGTCATGCCCACAGTGCCAATGGTCTGGCCCTGGCGCACCCGGACGCCCGCGCGGATCCCGCGGCCGAAGGAGTTCATATGTGCATACAAGGTGCTGTACTGCTGGCCATGACGAATGATGACCACATTGCCATAGCCCCCGCGGACGCCTGCGAATTCCACCCGGCCATCGCCGGTGGCACGAATCGGGGTGCCGGTGGGTGCCGCATAATCCACACCGCGATGCGCGCGGATGGTGTTGAGCACCGGGTGCCGGCGGTTGGGGTTGAAGCGTGAACTGATGCGAGCAAATTCCACCGGCGTTCGAATGAATTCACGGCGCAGGGAGTTGCCCGCGATGTCCAGAAATTCCGTATTGCCTTCCTGGGTTTCGTAGCGAAAGGCGGTGAGTTTGCGATCACGATTGTTGAACTCGGCCATCAGAATATTGCCGGTGCCGACTTGTTCGCCGTCGAGAAACAGCTCTTCATACAGCACCTGGAAGCTGTCGCCCTGGCGGATATCCAGAACGAAATCGATATCCCACGCGAAGATGTTCACCAGCTGCATGATGAGATTGTCACTCATGCCGGCGCGTTGCGCGGCCAGGAACAGGGAGTCGTTGATGTCTGCCTGGGCGTAGCGCACCTGGCGTTCATATTCGCGCTCTTCCTCGCGCACGCTCCAGCCGTCGTCGCCGCGCTCGGCATGCAGGGATTTCACCCGGCTGATCTGGTGTTCCAGTGCGGCCAGTGTCTGGTCGTCGTTCAGGGCGACGCGCAGTACGTCGCCCGGACGAATATTGGTGAGGGCGGCCAGGCGCTTGTCGGCGCTGACCAGACGGTGCACCTCGCCAGGGGACACCCCTTCGGCCTGCAGCAGCCGCGACAGGGTGTCGCCCGGTGATACGGTGATTTCACGCCAGTGAACGGCGGGTTCATCGGCCAGGGCGGCGCTGACGGCCTCCGGGGCCGCCGGGTCGCCGGCGTCGGCCTCCCGGGCCGCCGGGCGTGGCAGGCTGAGAGCGACCACGGCGGGCTGTGCTGTGGGCGTGGCGTCGCTGGTGGGCAGTATCACCGCCGCACTCAGCAGGCCGAGCAGGGCAACCGTGGCCAGCAGGTGGGCCCGCGGGAAGCTGCTTACCAGCCTGAACAGGCGTGTCAGAAAAGGCTTCATTTGCAGTGAGTTCTTAATTAGTGTGCGTAACCCCCGGAAAAATCGAGGAACTCGGTATCTCCAGATCAGAAGATAACCGCCTTTCACCGGGTCGTTCAAGTGCTACAATAGCGCCCCCTAACCCGCCCCACCGGCTAATAAGTAACCAGAGGTAAACGATGGCCGATCAGGACCTGGAACAGATGCTTGCGGAGATTCGCCGCGGGACCGACGAGATCATCCTTGAAGAGGACCTGCGGCGCAAGCTGGCCAGCGGGCGCCCTCTGCGCATCAAGGCGGGCTTCGACCCCACGGCGCCAGACCTGCATTTCGGCCATACCGTACTGATCAACAAGCTGCGCCAGTTCCAGGACCTCGGCCATCAGGTGGTGTTCCTGATCGGCGATTTCACCGGGATGATCGGTGACCCCAGTGGCAAGAGCGCCACCCGTCCGCCGCTGACCCGGGAGCAGGTGAAGGCCAATGCCGAGACCTATAAAGAGCAGGTGTTCAAGATCCTGGACCCGGCGAAGACCGAGGTGCGCTTCAACTCTGAGTGGATGGACGAGCTGGGGGCTGCGGGCCTGATCCGGCTGGCCAGCCAGTACACGGTGGCACGCATGCTGGAGCGCGATGACTTCGACAAGCGCTACAAGGCCAACCAGCCGATCGCCATCCATGAGTTCCTCTATCCCCTGATCCAGGGGTAC
The genomic region above belongs to Isoalcanivorax indicus and contains:
- a CDS encoding peptidoglycan DD-metalloendopeptidase family protein, producing MKPFLTRLFRLVSSFPRAHLLATVALLGLLSAAVILPTSDATPTAQPAVVALSLPRPAAREADAGDPAAPEAVSAALADEPAVHWREITVSPGDTLSRLLQAEGVSPGEVHRLVSADKRLAALTNIRPGDVLRVALNDDQTLAALEHQISRVKSLHAERGDDGWSVREEEREYERQVRYAQADINDSLFLAAQRAGMSDNLIMQLVNIFAWDIDFVLDIRQGDSFQVLYEELFLDGEQVGTGNILMAEFNNRDRKLTAFRYETQEGNTEFLDIAGNSLRREFIRTPVEFARISSRFNPNRRHPVLNTIRAHRGVDYAAPTGTPIRATGDGRVEFAGVRGGYGNVVIIRHGQQYSTLYAHMNSFGRGIRAGVRVRQGQTIGTVGMTGLATGPHLHYEFLVNGVHRDPLTVKLPKARGIADNERRDFLVYANRLRNQMALHAEAFTLAQNF